In one Podarcis muralis chromosome 7, rPodMur119.hap1.1, whole genome shotgun sequence genomic region, the following are encoded:
- the GJA4 gene encoding gap junction alpha-4 protein, translating to MGDWGFLEKLLDQVQEHSTVIGKIWLTVLFIFRILILGLAGESVWGDEQSDFVCNTKQPGCPNVCYDKAFPISHVRYWVLQFLFVSTPTLVYLGHVIYLSRLEVKLKERESELRALQSKDYKVTAMLVAVEKKMAKICVAEDGRIKIRGPLMWTYTISVVFKSIFEAGFLLGQWYLYGFVMHARYVCQGDPCPHHVDCFMSRPTEKTIFILFMLVVGLISLVLNLLELFHLCCKSLLHNTKERDYCSPSSAPPMPCEANSFPNKLCGVPEEAYSDKAFFYLPMNERPSPPYQAYNKLSSEQNWANFNTEETLALQGRNKPPDVFNTDAPIVHLSQERQSSRPSSSASKKQYV from the coding sequence ATGGGTGACTGGGGCTTCCTGGAGAAGTTACTGGACCAAGTGCAGGAGCACTCGACGGTCATCGGCAAAATCTGGTTGACGGTCCTCTTCATCTTCCGCATCTTGATCCTGGGCCTCGCCGGGGAGTCCGTGTGGGGAGATGAGCAGTCAGACTTTGTTTGCAACACCAAGCAGCCCGGCTGCCCCAACGTCTGCTATgacaaggctttccccatttcccaCGTCCGTTACTGGGTCCTGCAGTTCCTCTTTGTCAGCACACCCACCTTGGTCTACCTGGGGCACGTCATCTATCTCTCCCGGCTTGAGGTGAAGCTGAAGGAGCGGGAGAGTGAGCTCCGGGCTTTGCAGTCTAAGGATTACAAGGTGACAGCCATGCTGGTGGCGGTGGAGAAGAAGATGGCCAAGATCTGCGTGGCGGAGGATGGGAGGATTAAAATCCGCGGGCCTCTGATGTGGACCTACACCATTAGTGTGGTCTTCAAGAGCATCTTTGAGGCTGGCTTCCTCCTTGGCCAGTGGTACCTATATGGTTTTGTAATGCATGCCCGTTATGTCTGTCAGGGGGACCCGTGCCCACACCATGTGGACTGCTTTATGTCCCGTCCCACTGAAAAAACTATCTTCATCCTCTTCATGCTAGTGGTGGGCTTGATCTCCCTCGTTCTCAACCTTCTGGAACTCTTCCACCTCTGCTGCAAGAGCCTGCTCCACAACACCAAGGAAAGAGACTACTGTTCCCCCTCCTCTGCTCCTCCCATGCCCTGTGAGGCCAACAGCTTCCCCAACAAGCTTTGCGGTGTGCCTGAGGAGGCTTATTCCGACAAGGCTTTCTTCTACCTCCCAATGAATGAGAGGCCTTCTCCGCCCTACCAGGCATACAACAAACTTTCCAGTGAGCAGAACTGGGCTAACTTCAACACAGAAGAAACCTTggccttgcaaggcaggaataagcCCCCTGACGTCTTTAACACGGATGCCCCCATAGTCCATCTCTCTCAGGAAAGGCAGTCGAGCCGGCCTAGCAGCAGTGCTTCCAAGAAGCAATATGTCTAG